One segment of Balaenoptera ricei isolate mBalRic1 chromosome 8, mBalRic1.hap2, whole genome shotgun sequence DNA contains the following:
- the LOC132370418 gene encoding large ribosomal subunit protein uL30-like, giving the protein MAEVEPRKKIPLVPGNLLKKRKAYQALKATQAKQVLLQRKEQRKGEKLKFKQLEWFLHDSWKQLRDRVRLRQLEVKPHGLEVPDKHSLAFVVHIQMINGVSLLVQRTIARLCLNKIFSSVFMKVTP; this is encoded by the coding sequence ATGGCAGAGGTAGAGCCAAGAAAAAAGATCCCTTTGGTTCCAGGAAATCTCCTGAAAAAGAGGAAGGCTTATCAGGCCCTCAAAGCCACCCAGGCAAAGCAGGTGCTTTTGCAAAGGAAGgagcagaggaaaggagaaaaactcAAGTTTAAGCAACTAGAATGGTTCCTACATGATTCCTGGAAGCAACTACGTGACAGGGTGCGACTCAGACAACTAGAAGTGAAACCTCATGGCTTGGAAGTGCCAGATAAACACTCCTTGGCCTTTGTTGTACACATCCAAATGATTAATGGTGTGAGTTTACTGGTGCAGAGGACCATTGCAAGACTTTGCCTGAATAAGATTTTCAGTAGTGTCTTTATGAAAGTAACTCCTTAA